The Gadus macrocephalus chromosome 9, ASM3116895v1 genomic interval TGATTACTTTGAATGACGCggtgttgatgcacgcggtgccgactccgagcccgtctgcacaacgtctgcagcagcagcagctgacagttttcggttggactatactgagttgaaggagtttttttaacccaaagacagtgaaggtacaacacttttatgtaggcctacagtccagtgttaagatacgaccaaaatacaagctgtggtcgctcacactaaagctcgatgtgggcgtgcatgaaccatgaaacaacctgtcggcggctggctgtaaacagtgctgcgcctacgagTAACTTCTTAATCGCCCGaaacaacgaatcgacgaccaaattcgttgccaacgcatttagtaatcgatttttatcgattttatcgattcgttgttgcagccctagttgcAGCCCTAGACTCAAGATCATAGGAGTCCATCTTGATATTGATGTAAGCATTTAAGTCTTTACAAGTCTTAAACCACACCCTTTTCAGAACGGGTGCTTTAAACTTTATTGTACAGACTTCCCTTTATGTCAGATTGAAGACAATAGATTGCTAAAGGATTTTTGTCTAATTCAAATAACCTAGGATCCTTAgggaattgtgtgtttgtagcaAAGCTCAAGATAGTCGTAAATCTATCCAAATAAAGGTTCTTGAGGCCTATTTGTTGTTGAGGAAGTGCATGCGTGAACAAAGTTTCATGGCTATAAGTCAAAGCGGTTACGAGATATGTTTGTCCAAAGTTAGCATTTTTGGACTGTTGCtgtagcgccacctttgggccaATTGGTGTAATATTTGCTCTCTGTTAATCTTGAGTCAGCCTCTATAGCTGTAGTAAGTTTCATAAAAAGTGTGCAAGGCCTTGAAAAGTCTTAGATTGttacaaatgtcatatgctggtcttaaatactgtaacacaaggtcttaaatttgtcggggcaggacaattatttttatttttttctcgtgGGATttttcaggaaggacatgaagagaggcttctttcttgctagctgcatatataaacgattatctgcgtgcttgctagctagtctgcgacaatgggtaggtgaatgagtctcattgagtgacacacatgctatgcttgggttataatacagcgggatcccACGCACCATCGCATGTTTTAgttcttaaatttcattcaaggtgggattaaaaaggtcttaaaaagtcttacatttgacttgctgaaacctgcagataccctgttATCAATTGACTAAATCTTACTTGAGCAGTTGGAACTTTGGTCCCCAACAGCCACTAAGTTGGTCCCGCCCAAATCAACCACTCCGTCTATGAACTGTGGTGATTTGAGTCACAGGCCACGCCCATCTCGATGCCACACCCTAATTGAAATTACGATTCAATTTCTTATTCTGAACAACTTTTGTATTAGACTCAAGATGATAGGAGTCCATCTTGATGTTGATGTAAGCATTTAAGTCTTTTACGCATTTTAAACCACACCCTTTTCACAAATGAATGGCTCCTGGGTGCTTCAATCTTTATTGTACAGACTTCTGTTAATGTCAGATTGAAGAAATTGGTCCACAGGATTTTTGTCCAAGTCAAAAAACCTGGGATTTGTTTGAGGGTATTTAGTGTTTCTAACAAAATTCAAGAAGGCCACCCTTCAATCTTTTCAAAGGAAGCCATAGGTTCTTGAGGCAGATTTGTTCAACATGAGGATATGTGCCTGTGTAAACAAAGTTTCATGACTAAGTCAAAGCGGTAATATTTGCTTTTGCTATAGCACCACCTTTGGGCCAATCAGTATAATATTTGCTCTCTGTTAATCTTGAGTCAGCCTCTACAGCTGTAGTAAGTTTCATAAAAAGGGTGCGAGCGGTTTAGGCTGTAAGTCAAACATGGCGGAATGCtaataaaaacattttattattatgatttcaATGGTTGCCTTCGAACTTTTTTGCTTGACACCCTAATAAAACTAACAATTACATTAGGTTTCCTCGCACTTTGTGCTTGGCCCCCTAAATATAGCTGCAAGACAATAACCGGAAGACAAAAAACAGCCTCAAGCACGCATCTGCCTGATGTTGGACAAGTTCGGAAAATGAAGGAACTGGTTACAATGGTAATACATTATTGAGAATGATTACAATTTGACAGTTTTAGTTTCACTGGACCGGCTTTTCTAGCCATTATGGCTCTGGCTTAGCGGCCCAGCCAATCAACCCTGTGCTTTCCGAAAAGAATTTTGATTCAAGTTAGTGAGTGAGATACAGTAACAAACAGGAGAGACAAGACATGAGAACTGTCAGGGAAAAGTATTTAGATTTAGATgcatactttattgatccccagggGAAATTCAATTCCTTTAACATGGCGTGCTGTAAACACTAAAGATAAACAgtgaaaaaaagcttttatttaAGAACGGACAGGTGTTTTCTTTCGGCAGTGTAAAAGAAGTGTCTCGTGTTCCGAGACCCTGGCgatggttcatggttcatgttAACCATGGCGATGTTTCATATTGACCATGGGCCATGGCGATGGTTCTTGTTGACAGTACACTTGTATCATGGCAATGGTACAAATGGACCTTGGCTCCACTTGCAGCTATGAGGCAGCTCTCTCCACTATGCACAACCCAATATTATTCCAGCTTCAAAGATGAGCACCTATACATTAGGGATGAAACGGTTACCAGTTTTACGAAATACCGCAGTAAGATTCCAGACGGTTATCATTACCGTGTCAAATTAGTATTAGTAAGTATCATTACAACACTaggtacgtttacatgcacagcttaatcaGATTAAGGCCGTAGTTATATTATGCTCCACAAtcggacaactgcaattgtccgagtatacatggcggtgagaaaatcTCTTAATTGGCCAAAGCATTTCTTTCCCCGGTACAATAGGTGGCGCTGTGcccatttcaactagtggtaatagagccaccggttgacctctttacgtcactAGCAACAACCAACTCAGGCGACCGCAGCtttcgagaaagatgttttcagtagacggctgtcagttcactttgggtccatgtcatttctcagacgctccattgttccgtcCTCTCAGTCATATGCAGACTCCTCCGGTGGCGGAGCAGCGGGTGGAGtccagccggaggagtccgcatacgaccgagagaacggaacaatggagcgtctgAGAAATGGACCCAAAGTGAACTAACAGCTGTCccgcatacggcaacaatccctttctcctcaatgtagcgtttcaatatggacttcagagagtcaaagccaaagttcctttaccccaattccttctctacaatggctgagataaccctcaCTACGAGTATTTATTGTTGctgaagtaccagagagtcggagaacctgacgtagtctttaagattcataatatcagagaatatccccaTCAGTTCGGCCGctgtgcccgaagttactactttacaaccttgttgatgaccaacatttagaaaGACATGCACTTTTAATTCAGCATTGGGTGAAATCGAAATGTTGaacctttcctgctgtcggctcccagaccgtagTCGAGGAGCACAGGAGAGACGTTGCCTCTAGGGCTGATGTTCTCTCGGgggtaacacccttcactttgaccggcagtgccgtgtttttgaagaaagtagtctaaaccggatcgcttttaactcactttatttgttaaagtttttcggtatggtaactatgaagcagaaggaggggaattgtattgaACGCGCGTGGAGCGACCCAAGGCTGACCTGTCTTCCAGCCACAGGGCAACCAACGGGGCTGCCATGGGTTTTTGACCTGATCCCACTCCCGCTCCGCGTTTCTTTCAAGTAGGCATGGCCTATGTGACGCATTGGCTCAGGCTTCCGCGTCTGTCTTAAAGATGCTGCCTTCTCTGGCAGGAGTagttattagggatgggcatgattaatcgacggtcgactaattgatcgttaagaatttcgtcgactacgtacatttttcatcgattaaactaatgcagtgtgcaattaaacattttaccacacgggggcaatatttaaatttgcggctcctcccccgcaataaacatcccgctttgaacggtgaactctttacgcctagtattggatttattgatttattttgagaTTTTGCCTAAACCTTACATCTACTAAAACTTCTTTCTTTATTCTACTTCACTTTGTTGACATTCAATATTGACCCAGGTTCTCATCAGATGTTGTGCTATGGCCTTATAGTATTACAGGGCTACCAACTGATAATGACTACCTGGTATTCACTCTAaaacatgacatttattttGGGCAGAAATTAAATGTTCCACTTGTGCTGTGTTCTAGCTTTATTCACTCTAACCAAATGGTATCCACATTGATTATTTCACTTGCTCAACAATCACACAGGTGTTGTCCTACTTTTGGTACCAAGATTACATATTacagcccttgcagttgtggagatgtCCTCCTATTTACATTTGGTATGTTTTTTTAGAAaacaaaacgtgtgtgtgtgtgtgtgtttccatttaCAGCTTTTGCATTTGCCTAGTTTGTTGGCAGGCAAGTTAATCTTGTTAGAGCAAACTTTGCTTTTATACAAATTCTAGTAGACAACCTTTTTAAAAGAAAGCGGGCTGGAATGTAGTTTAGGCGTTTTACTAGCTCCATTCACACCGCCTTAGGTCTGCAGTGACGGGATCTCCTGGTTCATtgaatgtataataataatggtcTGGTCCTGTTTGGAAATTAGATCAGCTGATACTCAGTAGGCCATGTTCTTAAGTGCTTCCAGACACACTTCTCCATGGGACTGACCATTTGTTCATAATTAACACTTGGTTGGCTAAATCACACTGCTATCTGCTCGCCTAATGTCTACATAGCACCTAAAAACAGTGGATGCATTTACAGATCTCATGCATATTGTTCTGTCCATCTTCCTCAGGTGCTGGAGAGTCTGGCAAGAGTACCATTGTCAAACAAATGAAGTAAGTGTATTATTGCCTAAAGGAAAGATCCTATAGACCTCGCTTGATTTGTTTGTTACTTGGCGTGTTCATTCACTTGTAATGTTTCTAACGGGTCGATTTTGACATTGAACTTGTTTAAAATAAAGTGCCTTGCCTCGGGGACACCATCCAAAACCATTAATGTATGTGAATAAAGAAGGCCTTTTGAGAGGTCAGTGCTGTATAAAAGAAGTGCATTGAGTACATGTTCCTGTTTCCTCAGGATCATCCATGAGGCTGGGTATTCTGAGGAGGAATGTAAGCAGTACAAGGCTGTGGTCTACAGCAACACCATCCAGTCCATCATCGCCATCATCAGAGCCATGGGCCGCCTCAAGATCGACTTTGCTGACTCCGCCAGGGCGGTGAGTAGGGATGGTCTGAAACTCAGGGGAAAGGTGGTCTTGGTACATGTAGGTAGCATTTTGCGAATATCGATTTATGTTCGCTACCAGCCATTTATGCCGTTTGTTTTGGCCAGCTATGTTTCTACAGGTTCTCTGAAGGTTTTTAAAATGTTCTCTCTCTTGTTATGGGTTCGTTTGTGTCATATTGTTGATTGCACCAAGTTTGGATAATTGACAAGACCACCGGAAGACACTTAAAGCTTCTGGCCCTCAGTCTTCAACAGGTCGCCAACAACATCAACCACATCTCTCTAGCTGATGTGGATCAGCTgtggctctctcgctcgctatctgtctgtcttgctCTAGTGCTTGTCTCATGGTTTTCTCCAAACAATGCAGTAGTGGAGCTGTGCCCCCATGTAACCTTTCAAAATAGTTGCTGCGGCAGGGATATTCAAATGTTTCCCAATTTAGTTTCTATAACGATtcaatttgtttaaaaaaatgcGCTGCAGGTTTTTAAGCATTCCTGGAAGTTATGGCGTGGCTGGATGGCAGAGCCAGTGTTGGTGCTCTCCTTTGAAACACAACCCTTTGAAcaaatttaaattataattccAAATCCCCATATATGTTCAAAGTTTCATTGACATTGCTCAACAGCACTACTGCTGTTCGAAAGCATGTGAAGATAAATATCCACACGCTGTTCTGGATATCCACACGCTATTCTGGATATCCACACGCTATTCTGGATGCGGGATCACCAAAAacctttataatatatattaaatatatttaggAGGAAGAGCGCAAAGAATTGGTTCGGGAGGAAAGCTGTCGAGGCACTGATAGACAGtacatttgttttaaaatgaatttCAAGTGAGAAGAAGTCATATTTCAAATAAATGTACACAAAAGTGGTTGGCTACATGACAAAGAAATGCCAATTAGTGTAACACctgaggtttttttttatccgtttgTTCAAACCCTGGCTTTAGACAGATGCACGTAAACCTTTCCTAGATTGAAATTATGTCTTGTAAGGCGCTCGTGCTATTAGCTTTTTCCCAACACCAAAGCCCAATAAAAGTTCCCAAAGACCAAGCAAAGCCTCCATTATTCTCACAAAAAGTAAGCGTTTCCTGAAGATTATGAGTCTAATCGACAAACAACCTGTGGTCCGCGTGGCATGTGCTTACATTGTTTGGTTCATTTGACAGGCCTGTTTGAACTCAAACAGAACCATATCAAAGATGCATACAAAGTAGCAACTTCCCCAATAAACCGCACCAAATCTTCTAATCTCTCTGAAACTGTAGTCTTGAGGCCTGCGTGTGTTTTAGCATTGTGGGTTAAGGACTTCACTGCTAACATTGAACCAGACCAGAAGAGCATGGCAATTATCTTTGAAAGGCCAGGTTGGATGACGGTAGGGAAGTACAACACTGCTAATCAATAGTGTATATAATGTGGATCAATAACCGACTTTAGATACTATACGAAAATCCAGCCTCTTTGGAAGGATATTATGAGCTTACgtttataaaataaatgatttaaATTCCCTTAAGGTTATTGTGCTCTGAACTAAAACATCTCATATTTTAAACAATGTGTATTTGTAAATGATGCACTCCAGGACGATGCGCGCCAGCTGTTTGTCCTGGCGGGCTCTGCAGAGGAGGGCTTCATGACCGGAGAGCTGGCCGGGGTGATCCAGCGGCTGTGGAAGGACGGCGGCGTCCAGGCCTGCTTCGGGCGCTCCCGAGAGTATCAGCTCAACGACTCGGCTGCTTAGTGAGTCCTCAGGGGTTAACTAGCTTACAATGACCTGAACAAGTTATTTCAATTAAGGTATCGATATAATCACATCTCGTGactgatatattctacaaatTAAGAAATACTGTCCAGCCAGTGCCTTTTTTGTAAACTCATATCGACTGACTTTAATCGTTAACAACTTGAATAAAAGTGTTGGCTTTATCTGAACAACGGAAAGGTCTATCAAAGTAAAAATGGGCCAGCAATAGTACTACATGACATCATTGTCATTTGGAATCTTTCTATCAACGCTGAAAAAACTCTGACACCGTCGAGCCAGCCAagctgtgcttgtttgtgtcccACAGTTGCAGAGCAAGTTAGAGTGGACAGAACTATTCCCTGCCTAGTAACTGGGAGTGCCTCAATCATACGCATGTCAAAGTGAAATTAAACCCTTTGGCCCTTTCCCATAGGGtcttcccatgatgcatcgGAAGTGGTTGTTGATCAGATCAGGGGTAGTAATGTCCTagtatatattttgaaatggttAGTTGGTAAGATCAGGGGAAGTAATGTCCTGGTATCATTGAGCTAATGctacgaccacacacacacaaatacagaccaGACACACtgactagacacacacaaacaggtagcTTAGCTCACTTGTTAACTGGTGGTTAATTTAGGTGGTTTAAGAAAGGATCGTAGATAAGGTAATCTCAGTAAGTACCTGAGGATAACAATGCATCATCGGAATGGACCAGTGGTTATTGCACCCTGAATCCTTGGGACGCAGTCACCCTGAATCAAAGAGGCATCACTGAACTCAACTTGTGGTGCCATTGGTTGTAATGGCCTCCCTCCGTGGTACAGAAGAGGAACCATTATGGCCACTCATTTGCCAAATCTCTTCCCCTGTTTTTCCCGCAGCTATCTGAATGACCTGGACAGGATAGCCAATGCTGTTTATGTGCCCACGCAGCAGGACGTGCTCCGGACCCGGGTCAAGACCACTGGCATCGTGGAAACACACTTCACCTTCAAGGACCTGCACTTCAAGTCAGTCCCTCAGAGAACCCTAGGCCTGGTTAAGAGTTCGCTAATAAAATGTACTTTGTATTAGTCCTAGACCAGACCTTGTTATATGTCCcccataaaatatatattaatccCAGTAAAGACTTGTtttgtgttccaatatccatactatctcTACTTACTAGCCTTAGTTTGAGCACATAGGgtgttccaattcagatcgtGTGGATCGATGTACACTATTCGtgctcaacggcagccatcatagctacgtagcggagagggcggagccaggctgagccaaagtctgggcattttccacatagcctgcattaagtcattttgtattttttgtagctttttatagctgctaggcgtaaagagttcaccgttcaaagcgcaatgtttattgcgggggaggagccgcggcggcagtcgtgatcgtaatttccggttagtgcaccacggagtattcgatttgaaacgacactgacatctgaaaatttgcgcgcttagtgagtgcggatagtgtactacgtttaagtgttctcatggaagtatggatattggaaaaCAGCATTGGTTAGGAGTCCTCTACTAAGATGTACTTTGTATTAATCCCAGTCCAGACCTGGTTTTGAGTCCTCTAAAATGTTCTTTGTATTAATCCCAGTCCAGATATGTGGGTGCAAGGGCAGAAGGTTTCAACATCCCCACAAACCAGCAAAGATATTTTTCCATGATGGCCCTTCCTATATCAGTAGCACCTGAGGGTGGCTGCTTGGAAATACACACCGCTCAGCGTATGTTGGAGCGAAGTCACGTAGTAGATCCCCTCAGCGTGGCATGATGTCCAGCAGTAGATCCCCTCAGCGTGGCATGATGTCCAGCTGTAGATCCCCTCAGCGTGGCATGATGTCCAGCAGTAGATCGCCCTCAGCGTGGCATGATGTCCAGCTGTAGATCCCCTCAGCGTGGCATGATGTCCAGCAGTAGATCCCCTCAGCGTGGCATGATGTCCAGCAGTAGATCCCCTCAGCGTGGCATGATGTCCAGCAGTAGATCCCCTCAGCGTGGCATGATGTCCAGCAGTAGATCCCCTCAGCGTGGCATGATGTCCAGCAGTAGATCCCCTCAGCGTGGCATGATGTCCAGCAGTAAATCCCCTCAGCGTGGCATGATGTCCACACCATGTGCTGCCGTGATGTCCAGCAGTAGATCCCCTCAGCGTGGCATGATGTCCAGCTGTAGATCCCCTCAGCGTGGCATGATGTCCAGCAGTAGATCCCCCTCAGCGTGGCATGATGTCCAGCTGTAGATCCCCTCAGCGTGGCATGATGTCCAGCAGTAGATCCCCTCAGCGTGGCATGATGTCCAGCTGTAGATCGCCTCAGCGTGGCATGATGTCCAGCTGTAGATCGCCTCAGCGTGGCATGATGTCCACTGTCACGCATCAGATTCTCAGCTAATGCTCGATAAATCCTTTCAGATTGTGCTGAAGTGCTGACACTCAATACAATTataattagggcatttagcagacgctttcatccaaagtgacctgcatgggttaatacacacattgacacaccgacggcagagtcaaccatgcaagctgacagccagctcgtcaggattTCGTTAGGGTCACATCAACACTCCaacacagctaggaggagctggggatcgaactagcaacctttcgatTACAAGACAACCGCTCTTccacctgagctaagccgacccgacAGTAGATCCCCCTAAGCGTGTCTTGTCTTGATGTCACGCAGTAGATCCCCTTAGGGCTGTACACTGACATATATGTTGCACCTGCTATGAAAATAATGGGTCTGTGTGATGGGTGAACTCTCCAGTGTTAGTGTTGCGCATGTGAGACGGAGCTCACTGATCCCGATGTTTGATCCCTATTCTATTTAGTAGTTGTAGTCAATCATCCTATTAAAAACCATGTCCCGGCTTGTGTAAAATTCCTAGAGAATGATCCCTGTTTCCTCAACAAAGTTGTCCTCCGCAAGTAGAGCCAGCTGTAGATGTTTGGGGCTTTGTTGTACAATCAATCAAAAAAGTGCAATACATTTTGTAATATAACATTACGCCTGCCACGAATGTAAACAAGAACCGTAGAACCCATCTGGTGACCCGGCGCTCCGGGGCCGGACTGGACACTCGCAGCTCCGGGGCCGGACCGGACACCCGGCGCTCCGGGGCCAGACTGGAGACCCGGCGCTCCGGACTGGTGACCGGGGGGCCGGACTGGTTACCCGGCGCTCCAGGGCCGGACTGGTCTGGCCAACCGGTGCTCCAGGGCCGGACTGGTGCTCCAGGGCCGGACTGGTGCTCCAGGGCCGGACTGGTGACCCGGGGGCCGGACTGGTGACCCGGGGGCCGGACTGGTGACCCGGGGGCCGGACTGGTGACCCGGGGGCCGGACTGGTGACCCGGGGGCCGGACTGGTGACCCGGCACTCCGGGGCTGGACTGGTCTGGCCACCCGGCGCTCTGGGGCTGTACTGGTCTGGCCACCCGGCGCTCTGGGGCTGTACTGGTCTGGCCACCCGGCGCTCTTGGGCTGTACTGGTCTGGCCACCCGGCGCTCTGGGGCTGTACTGGTCTGGCCACCCGGCGCTCTTGGGCTGTACTGGTCTGGCCACCCGGCGCTCTGGGGTTGTACTGGTCTGGCCACCCGGCGCTCTGGGGTTGTACTGGTCTGGCCACCCGGCGCTCTGGGGTTGTACTGGTCTGGCCACCCGGCGCTCTGGGGTTGTACTGGTCTGGCCACCCGGCGCTCCGGGGCTGTACTGGTCTGGCCACCCGGTGCTCCGGGGCtggactggtctggtctggtgacCCGGGATTAATCCTGTTACTGTTTCAAAGCATTATCCGTGAGCTCTTTCTCCACATGGTTGGTTCTACACACGCCGTCCCGGTAACCTCGGGCTGTGGTGTTTCTCCCTGCAGGATGTTTGACGTTGGCGGACAGCGATCCGAGAGGAAGAAGTGGATCCACTGCTTCGAGGGCGTGACCGCCATCATCTTCTGCGTGGCGCTCAGCGACTACGACCTGGTGCtggcggaggacgaggagatgGTATTGAAACATCAGAGATCAGAATGAGGTCCCTTTACTTTAGAGCtcttggtatgtgtgtgttcttaccggTCCTGGCTGTTTCCCTCAGAACCGGATGCACGAGAGCATGAAGCTGTTCGACTCCATCTGCAACAACAAGTGGTTCACGGACACCtccatcatcctcttcctcaacaaGAAGGACCTGTTCGAGGAGAAGATCAAGAGGAGTCCTCTGACCATCTGCTTCCCTGAATACGCAGGTGAGGTTGCCAAGAGGACTCAAAGCTACATATcacagacatgcaaacggcgcgctttttggcgcgagtcgcttttttatcatacattttggggaCCTGTGTGATCCGTGCAGATCCGAAGAgtttttttagggggggggggggggcgtgctggTGACAATATTCG includes:
- the LOC132464806 gene encoding guanine nucleotide-binding protein G(i) subunit alpha-1, coding for MGCTLSTDDKAAQERSKMIDRNLRDDGEKAAREVKLLLLGAGESGKSTIVKQMKIIHEAGYSEEECKQYKAVVYSNTIQSIIAIIRAMGRLKIDFADSARADDARQLFVLAGSAEEGFMTGELAGVIQRLWKDGGVQACFGRSREYQLNDSAAYYLNDLDRIANAVYVPTQQDVLRTRVKTTGIVETHFTFKDLHFKMFDVGGQRSERKKWIHCFEGVTAIIFCVALSDYDLVLAEDEEMNRMHESMKLFDSICNNKWFTDTSIILFLNKKDLFEEKIKRSPLTICFPEYAGSNTYEEAAAYIQCQFEDLNKRKDTKEIYTHFTCATDTKNVQFVFDAVTDVIIKNNLKDCGLF